A genomic region of Ewingella sp. CoE-038-23 contains the following coding sequences:
- a CDS encoding DUF4762 family protein — MKKMTMSQAATIVGGTFKSYCNNTYEQSMGPNGKVACYSVKTCTDKHGVINKKMTVSSGSNCLAN, encoded by the coding sequence ATGAAAAAGATGACTATGTCACAAGCAGCTACCATCGTTGGCGGTACTTTTAAAAGCTATTGCAACAACACCTATGAGCAGAGTATGGGCCCTAACGGTAAAGTCGCATGCTATTCTGTAAAAACCTGTACTGATAAGCACGGTGTTATCAACAAGAAAATGACCGTTAGCTCAGGTTCAAACTGTTTAGCAAACTGA
- a CDS encoding DsbA family protein, protein MRKKIISVTLYTIFIAVISALITTAYFHQFVLNKNEQSSQDLLTSLSTDNVTNSIIEDGQDIIEILSYGCHYCASNEENIQQLEKRLPAGKKLVRLHVSYDDQSGLGRYAAVFATLDAMGVEAKYRDSAYQAVNKDNIDLGDVAQLTAWLKSNKISLAEYNKARQSPVVKEKLAYMTQVTRDYNITVTPTFIVAKKWVAIQDRSFPEFADQLLSLLNTDRPLEQ, encoded by the coding sequence ATGCGTAAAAAAATAATCTCCGTTACTTTATATACGATTTTCATTGCGGTCATTTCTGCCTTGATCACTACGGCCTATTTTCACCAGTTTGTTTTAAATAAAAACGAACAATCCTCTCAAGATTTATTAACATCGCTCAGTACAGATAACGTCACCAACAGTATTATCGAAGATGGGCAGGATATTATTGAAATCCTCTCTTATGGTTGCCATTACTGTGCATCGAATGAAGAAAATATCCAACAGCTTGAAAAACGACTGCCTGCGGGGAAAAAGCTGGTGCGTTTGCATGTAAGCTATGACGACCAGTCCGGATTGGGGCGCTATGCCGCAGTATTTGCCACCCTTGATGCCATGGGCGTAGAAGCCAAATATCGTGATAGCGCTTATCAGGCAGTCAATAAAGATAATATTGATTTAGGTGATGTCGCACAGCTAACAGCCTGGCTTAAAAGCAATAAAATTAGTCTGGCGGAATACAATAAAGCGCGCCAATCACCTGTCGTGAAAGAGAAGCTGGCGTATATGACCCAGGTGACCCGCGATTATAATATCACCGTCACACCGACTTTTATCGTTGCTAAGAAGTGGGTAGCGATTCAGGATCGTTCATTCCCTGAATTTGCTGACCAGTTATTATCCTTGCTGAATACAGACCGTCCACTGGAGCAGTAA
- a CDS encoding ABC transporter: MKLLLLRCLLAWMNLATYFRRVGDLFPRIGTRISYFLLRHIRYRWLFMLPHMSRTLGMTGRGLRLRAEVARANKASLLQDSKPLDYIWLTQRREWLVKAATYGRNAQVLQEIAACTVQLNAVVEPLHRQGQPVMLAPLHMVSDILATMVAAGVYPGKATVIASFGEQVHSPEELTLGGLNLDYCSIHDQSNVIAGNLMTSVMGAAQGDRNIILFPDITPEFTLGAYQGQTSKLACQLFQRPAKLHNGIVRLSRAISAQVVFYHLYYEGGVKIKIYPPMQARQLKQQMPEIIEQSIREHADDWMLWHAHSLYFINE, from the coding sequence ATGAAACTCCTGCTGTTGCGATGCTTATTAGCCTGGATGAATCTTGCCACTTATTTTCGGCGAGTGGGTGATCTCTTTCCGCGTATTGGGACGCGAATTAGCTATTTTTTACTGCGCCATATTCGCTATCGCTGGCTTTTCATGTTACCGCACATGAGTCGAACGTTAGGCATGACCGGACGTGGGCTCAGGCTGCGGGCCGAGGTTGCGCGGGCGAATAAAGCGTCCTTGCTGCAAGACAGTAAACCCCTTGATTATATCTGGTTAACCCAGCGCCGCGAGTGGCTGGTGAAAGCCGCGACCTATGGGCGTAATGCTCAGGTTCTTCAAGAGATTGCTGCCTGCACCGTGCAACTTAATGCAGTGGTTGAACCCTTACATCGACAGGGACAGCCAGTGATGCTGGCTCCGCTCCATATGGTGTCGGACATTCTGGCGACCATGGTGGCAGCCGGGGTTTATCCTGGTAAAGCCACGGTGATTGCCTCCTTTGGCGAGCAGGTTCATTCACCTGAAGAGCTGACACTAGGCGGGTTGAACCTTGATTACTGTTCGATTCATGACCAGAGCAATGTTATTGCCGGAAACTTAATGACGTCTGTGATGGGAGCGGCGCAGGGTGATCGTAATATTATATTGTTCCCCGATATTACCCCTGAATTCACTCTTGGCGCTTACCAAGGGCAAACCTCTAAATTGGCGTGCCAATTATTTCAACGCCCGGCCAAATTACATAATGGCATTGTGAGGTTGTCACGTGCGATATCCGCCCAGGTGGTGTTTTATCATCTCTATTATGAAGGGGGCGTGAAGATAAAGATTTATCCGCCGATGCAGGCCAGGCAATTAAAACAGCAGATGCCAGAAATTATTGAACAGTCGATTAGAGAGCATGCCGATGATTGGATGTTATGGCATGCACATTCACTCTACTTTATTAATGAGTAA
- a CDS encoding peptidase domain-containing ABC transporter, whose protein sequence is MDNIIPKLIFQGETNECGLACISMLAETQGISISLEELRERFPASAHGTALSTLCEILSELAIPAYPVVFERQELAEIPLPAILHYGASHYVLLAYRQGNYVCVMNPGIGEQLLPVEALKAEISGYALVIDSETPPDPQAVAAVQRNRRFRLLECMSLKQTAAIRGIYGLMVLAFLVSLTLFIMPIMVSSAINTVFSSAGNADFPYFYFLLAFIVSTLLAYVVRSVTERFIKRFVVLQSVAGFSRLLSNTLSFFDKRSPGEIYSRFSSWQLAAAQKIELDNGLRTDWIVGAIAFGVMCYMSPLLAMVSAVGVTSMGLVSVWAIYRDRFYTQQLQVKSAEQSDFLLETIQGFSTIKSAGISAQRQQVFATYASSLFICQQKQKMYEQVKSSLYQFIGSLEMVLFMLLALPLLKNNVISLGEFFAYSFVRQIFTNYITQIFFSVLQKNQLHVIDTRANDLFPHGASKVEPESQRAAPAVHFHQCLSYRQINFAYDAAKPLLQQLSFSVQRGEKIAIVGESGAGKSTLLKIITGLVSPQSGEILADGDALDSQQLQKLFFLQSQEDILFSASVLENITLFDNYVDGEKQSRIDKSLMGLKLHEVIEQLPGKQHALIRESHAALSLGQRQRLLLARAMYSNCPVLVLDEPTANLDDETAYRVMAYLIEHCREFNKSLITVTHSESTLALFDKVYRMSSGHIAQLSQEVTPE, encoded by the coding sequence ATGGATAATATTATTCCGAAATTAATTTTTCAGGGCGAAACCAACGAGTGCGGCTTAGCCTGCATCAGTATGCTTGCTGAAACGCAGGGGATCAGCATCTCTCTGGAAGAGCTTCGCGAGCGTTTTCCCGCTTCGGCTCACGGCACTGCCTTGTCGACGCTATGTGAAATTTTATCCGAATTGGCTATTCCGGCCTATCCGGTGGTGTTCGAGCGGCAAGAGCTCGCTGAGATCCCACTCCCCGCCATTCTCCATTATGGGGCTAGCCACTATGTGCTGCTGGCCTATCGGCAGGGCAACTATGTTTGTGTGATGAATCCCGGCATAGGTGAACAGTTGCTGCCTGTGGAGGCCCTTAAGGCAGAAATCAGTGGCTACGCGTTGGTGATTGACTCAGAGACGCCGCCTGACCCACAGGCCGTTGCCGCCGTGCAGCGCAATCGCCGTTTTCGCCTGCTGGAGTGCATGAGCCTCAAACAGACGGCGGCCATTCGCGGTATCTACGGCCTGATGGTGCTGGCATTTCTGGTGTCGCTAACGCTCTTCATCATGCCAATCATGGTGAGTAGCGCCATCAATACGGTGTTTTCATCAGCGGGTAACGCTGATTTTCCCTATTTCTATTTCCTGCTCGCCTTTATTGTCTCGACCCTGCTGGCCTATGTGGTTAGAAGTGTCACAGAGCGATTCATTAAGCGTTTTGTTGTCTTGCAAAGCGTGGCGGGATTTTCACGGTTACTCAGCAACACTTTAAGCTTTTTTGATAAGCGCAGCCCGGGCGAAATCTACAGTCGCTTCTCCAGTTGGCAGTTGGCCGCGGCGCAGAAAATCGAGCTTGATAACGGCCTGCGAACTGACTGGATCGTGGGTGCCATTGCCTTCGGCGTGATGTGTTATATGAGTCCACTGCTGGCGATGGTGTCGGCGGTGGGGGTGACATCGATGGGGCTGGTGAGCGTCTGGGCGATTTATCGCGACCGGTTTTACACGCAGCAATTGCAGGTCAAAAGCGCCGAACAGAGTGATTTCTTACTGGAAACCATTCAGGGTTTTTCCACTATAAAGTCGGCGGGTATCAGTGCTCAGCGCCAGCAAGTTTTCGCCACCTACGCCTCATCGCTATTTATCTGCCAGCAAAAACAAAAGATGTACGAGCAGGTGAAAAGCAGTCTGTATCAGTTTATCGGTAGTCTGGAAATGGTGCTGTTTATGCTGCTGGCGCTTCCTTTGCTGAAAAACAATGTTATCTCGCTGGGAGAGTTTTTTGCCTATAGCTTTGTGCGCCAAATTTTTACTAATTACATCACGCAAATCTTCTTTTCAGTGCTGCAAAAAAACCAGCTCCATGTCATCGATACCCGCGCGAATGATTTGTTCCCCCATGGCGCAAGCAAGGTGGAGCCTGAGAGCCAGCGTGCTGCCCCGGCGGTTCACTTTCACCAGTGCCTGAGCTATCGACAGATCAATTTTGCTTATGATGCCGCCAAGCCTCTCTTGCAGCAGCTGTCATTTAGCGTCCAGCGTGGTGAAAAAATTGCCATTGTCGGCGAGTCAGGGGCTGGTAAAAGCACCTTGCTGAAAATTATTACCGGGCTGGTTAGCCCTCAGTCGGGGGAAATATTGGCTGATGGTGATGCATTAGACAGTCAGCAATTGCAGAAACTGTTTTTCTTGCAGAGCCAGGAGGACATCTTGTTTAGCGCCTCGGTGCTGGAAAATATCACGCTGTTTGATAACTACGTTGATGGTGAAAAACAGAGCCGCATTGATAAATCGCTGATGGGATTGAAGTTGCACGAGGTAATTGAGCAGCTTCCGGGCAAACAGCACGCGCTGATCCGCGAAAGTCATGCCGCGCTCTCTTTGGGACAGCGCCAGCGCCTGTTGCTAGCCAGAGCCATGTACAGCAATTGCCCAGTCTTAGTGCTGGATGAGCCCACGGCCAATCTCGATGATGAGACGGCTTACCGGGTCATGGCCTATTTAATCGAGCACTGCCGCGAATTTAACAAATCGCTGATCACCGTCACCCACAGCGAATCGACCTTAGCGCTGTTTGACAAGGTCTACCGCATGTCTTCCGGCCATATTGCTCAACTGAGTCAAGAGGTCACGCCAGAATGA
- a CDS encoding efflux RND transporter periplasmic adaptor subunit yields the protein MKRAIALMKNKPGKAAAVVIVVIVMLIVGAWLRQASAIGDTSIATVAVSRGDIEKTVLATGTLKPSLQVNVGAQVNGQLTKVHVRQGERVQKGQLLAEIDPTLQLSELRKSQAELASAEAQKRAAVVTLEQYQLELNRQLRLDREGAGTRSTLEQAQAKVATQKAQIDVNQAGIVQAQMSLETAQANLGFTRIGAPIDGVVLGIVTQEGQTIVSSQSAPTILVLADVSTMSVHTRISETDILKVKVGQPLWFYVLAEPQRRYDSQMQAIQDAPTQALQDSNGESSFDDQPSAVYYNGMFNVANPQGVLRTSMTAQVFIVVEQAKNALRLPVIALGPQQGKNRYQVQVLKDGRAESRLINVGINDRQFVEVLEGLQEGESVVTAAEAMTESENG from the coding sequence ATGAAAAGAGCTATCGCTTTAATGAAAAACAAGCCCGGCAAAGCGGCGGCGGTAGTGATTGTCGTCATTGTCATGCTGATTGTCGGCGCATGGCTGCGTCAGGCAAGCGCCATCGGCGATACCTCGATTGCCACGGTCGCGGTGAGCCGCGGTGATATTGAGAAAACCGTGCTGGCGACCGGTACCCTCAAACCCTCTCTGCAAGTCAACGTGGGGGCGCAGGTCAATGGGCAATTGACCAAGGTTCATGTCCGCCAAGGTGAGAGAGTACAGAAAGGCCAACTGCTGGCTGAAATCGACCCGACGTTGCAGCTTAGCGAATTGCGCAAGTCTCAGGCAGAGCTGGCAAGCGCCGAGGCGCAAAAAAGGGCGGCGGTGGTCACCCTTGAGCAATATCAGTTGGAACTCAATCGCCAGTTGCGCCTCGACAGAGAAGGGGCGGGGACGCGCAGCACCCTCGAACAAGCACAGGCCAAGGTGGCCACTCAAAAGGCGCAAATTGATGTCAATCAGGCTGGGATAGTGCAAGCGCAGATGTCACTAGAAACGGCACAAGCCAATCTGGGCTTTACCCGAATTGGCGCGCCCATCGATGGTGTCGTCTTGGGGATTGTTACCCAAGAGGGGCAGACCATCGTTTCTTCGCAAAGTGCACCAACCATTTTGGTTCTCGCTGACGTCAGCACTATGTCGGTCCACACCCGCATTTCCGAGACGGACATTCTAAAAGTAAAAGTCGGCCAGCCGCTGTGGTTTTACGTGCTCGCCGAACCGCAACGGCGCTATGACAGCCAGATGCAGGCGATTCAAGACGCGCCGACTCAGGCATTGCAAGACAGCAATGGCGAAAGCTCATTCGATGATCAACCCTCCGCAGTCTATTACAACGGAATGTTCAACGTCGCCAACCCACAGGGCGTGCTGCGCACCTCGATGACTGCGCAGGTGTTTATCGTTGTGGAGCAGGCGAAGAACGCACTGCGCCTGCCGGTGATCGCCCTCGGGCCGCAGCAGGGTAAAAATCGCTATCAAGTGCAAGTGCTTAAAGATGGCCGCGCTGAGTCAAGATTGATTAACGTTGGCATCAATGATCGCCAGTTCGTGGAAGTGCTTGAAGGGCTGCAAGAAGGTGAGTCGGTGGTGACGGCGGCTGAAGCTATGACGGAGAGTGAAAATGGCTGA
- a CDS encoding MacB family efflux pump subunit: protein MADSTALIELKHISRSFVSGSEQVEVLKNISLNIHRGEMVAIIGASGSGKSTLMNIIGCLDKPTQGEMHIMSVPTGSASSAELAQLRSQFIGFIFQRYHLIPYLTAQENVSIPALYTAMPAAERELRSQHLLTRLGLAGRMLHRPSQLSGGQQQRVSIARALMNGANIILADEPTGALDSTSGQELMAILHGLHHAGHTLIIVTHDRSIARQCQRIIEISDGEIVADGANPEWQKAPINTALPVAVDTGRSPAWRDVKESIRMAWRSLLGHRGRAFLSMLGIIIGISSVVSSVAVGEGARQSILSEISQLGSSTLEILPGLSWEQMRPEFQWALKISDVELLQRQPYVDSLSPVVSKSVMAVRGGRQVSTSLSGVSEGYFDVLGAVFSAGSRFTRQDVDEREPVIVIDTNIKNTLFPHSEEPIGQIIQLAGVPFRVIGVANKPGPKYAGDLLQAWMPYTSLLQRMSGDKPLASITLRVAEGYAIANVQEKVEKLLEREHGQRDFFTMTNDQMTKAIQSASDSMTLLITAIAGISLLVGGVGVMNIMLVSVTERTHEIGIRLSVGARPGDIMRQFIIEAMVICSLGGAIGIVGSGIAGLIFAQITDAFTLVFTWPPIVMACAFSALIGLGFGFVPARNAARLHPTEALARE, encoded by the coding sequence ATGGCTGATTCGACAGCGCTGATCGAACTCAAGCATATCTCCCGCAGCTTTGTCTCTGGCAGTGAGCAGGTGGAGGTATTGAAGAATATCTCCTTGAATATTCATCGTGGCGAGATGGTCGCCATCATTGGCGCATCCGGTTCGGGAAAGTCGACGCTAATGAACATTATTGGTTGTCTCGACAAGCCGACTCAGGGCGAAATGCACATCATGAGCGTCCCCACCGGCTCCGCCAGCAGCGCCGAGTTGGCGCAGCTGCGCAGCCAGTTTATCGGTTTTATTTTCCAGCGTTATCACCTGATACCTTACTTAACCGCGCAGGAAAATGTTTCTATTCCGGCGTTATACACCGCCATGCCCGCCGCAGAGCGCGAACTCAGATCACAGCATTTATTAACCCGTCTGGGCCTTGCCGGGCGCATGTTGCATCGCCCGTCACAGCTTTCTGGTGGCCAACAGCAGCGCGTGAGTATTGCCCGCGCATTGATGAATGGCGCGAATATTATTCTGGCCGATGAGCCGACCGGGGCGCTCGATAGCACCAGCGGGCAGGAGCTTATGGCCATTTTACACGGCCTGCACCATGCAGGGCACACGCTGATTATCGTTACCCATGACCGTAGCATTGCCCGCCAGTGCCAACGGATTATTGAAATTAGCGATGGCGAAATTGTGGCGGACGGCGCGAACCCAGAGTGGCAAAAGGCTCCGATCAACACCGCCTTGCCCGTGGCCGTCGACACCGGCCGATCTCCCGCGTGGCGAGATGTAAAAGAGTCTATCCGCATGGCGTGGCGTTCGCTGCTTGGCCATCGCGGCAGAGCGTTTTTATCAATGCTCGGGATCATCATTGGTATCTCCTCCGTAGTATCTTCAGTGGCGGTAGGAGAAGGGGCGAGACAGAGCATCCTTAGCGAAATCAGCCAGTTGGGCAGCAGCACTTTGGAAATACTTCCTGGATTGAGCTGGGAACAAATGCGCCCGGAGTTTCAATGGGCGCTGAAAATCAGTGATGTAGAACTGTTGCAGCGCCAGCCCTATGTCGACAGCCTTTCACCCGTGGTCAGCAAGTCAGTAATGGCGGTGCGCGGTGGCAGGCAGGTTTCAACTTCCTTGTCTGGCGTTAGCGAGGGGTATTTTGACGTGCTGGGGGCCGTTTTCAGCGCGGGCAGTCGCTTTACTCGGCAAGACGTGGACGAGCGCGAGCCGGTGATCGTCATCGATACCAATATCAAAAACACCCTTTTTCCTCACTCCGAAGAGCCTATTGGGCAAATTATCCAACTGGCCGGTGTGCCTTTTCGAGTGATTGGCGTTGCCAATAAGCCCGGCCCGAAATATGCCGGGGACCTATTGCAAGCCTGGATGCCCTATACCTCGCTGCTACAGCGAATGTCGGGAGATAAGCCGCTGGCGTCAATCACCCTGCGGGTTGCCGAGGGCTATGCCATTGCTAACGTGCAGGAGAAAGTTGAGAAACTGCTGGAGCGTGAACACGGTCAACGCGACTTTTTCACCATGACCAATGACCAAATGACCAAAGCGATACAAAGCGCCTCCGACTCGATGACGCTGCTGATCACCGCCATTGCCGGTATTTCGCTGCTGGTGGGCGGAGTGGGGGTCATGAATATCATGCTGGTGTCGGTGACTGAGCGGACGCATGAAATCGGCATTCGTTTGTCCGTCGGCGCGCGCCCGGGCGACATCATGCGGCAATTTATAATCGAAGCCATGGTCATTTGCTCGCTAGGCGGCGCTATCGGCATTGTCGGGTCTGGCATTGCCGGTCTGATTTTCGCCCAGATCACGGATGCCTTCACCCTGGTCTTTACCTGGCCACCGATTGTCATGGCCTGCGCCTTTTCCGCTTTGATTGGCTTGGGATTCGGTTTTGTCCCGGCTCGCAACGCGGCCCGTCTACACCCAACGGAGGCACTGGCTCGCGAATGA
- a CDS encoding efflux transporter outer membrane subunit, with the protein MRKILGLIMLLCLSGCGPALKSDYQRPTLSIPEQWRASENTGSTGASFLSHSAHWWDNFQDPQLSRAINAMLESNNDLALATLALQQAQLTAGLRKTNMTPDFTASLGASNSKNISTSAHADENYNGALNASYELDLWGRLARSRDQAEWLAKASEQDRQATALTLIGTLSQLYWQLGSLNQQIINGQQGLNIAESSQRLAMSRFNAGEVSRLDVVQAEQAVLNRRVTQRDLERQREEARNAMAILFNRGPHQRQAEPATLNIHQSVAVVEHLPLEVIAKRPDVQVAEWNLRAALAGSDVARLDFYPKLTLSAGLGAGATAFQQWFSNPVRTLGSTLSLPFIEWNRVQLTIEQSKLEVQRAAIQFRSKVYSALSDVDNAMSQRVTYQQQKQSQLIDLQLSQQRLQLANSQYRAGAVSYQTLLDAQDSLLNSENTLMQTQYNYLYATMKLWLALGGV; encoded by the coding sequence ATGAGAAAAATACTTGGTTTGATCATGCTGCTCTGCCTGTCGGGATGTGGACCCGCGCTCAAAAGTGACTATCAACGCCCGACGTTATCCATCCCCGAACAGTGGCGCGCAAGCGAGAATACCGGCTCAACCGGCGCATCCTTCCTTAGCCACAGCGCCCATTGGTGGGACAATTTTCAGGACCCGCAGCTCTCTCGGGCCATTAACGCCATGTTGGAGAGCAATAACGATTTGGCTCTGGCAACTTTGGCGCTTCAGCAAGCCCAACTGACCGCAGGCCTGCGAAAGACCAATATGACGCCAGATTTCACCGCGTCGCTGGGGGCCAGCAATAGCAAAAATATCAGCACCTCGGCCCACGCTGATGAGAATTACAACGGCGCATTAAACGCTTCCTATGAGTTAGATTTGTGGGGGAGGCTGGCACGCAGCCGGGATCAGGCCGAATGGTTGGCTAAGGCATCAGAGCAAGACCGGCAGGCCACGGCGCTGACGCTGATTGGCACGCTGTCGCAGCTGTATTGGCAGTTGGGTAGTCTCAACCAGCAAATTATTAACGGCCAGCAAGGCCTTAATATCGCCGAAAGCTCTCAGCGTTTGGCCATGTCACGCTTTAACGCCGGGGAGGTCAGCCGTTTAGACGTGGTGCAGGCGGAACAGGCAGTGCTCAACCGCCGCGTGACCCAGCGTGACCTCGAGCGGCAGCGCGAAGAAGCGCGTAACGCGATGGCGATCCTGTTTAACCGTGGTCCTCATCAGAGACAGGCGGAGCCAGCAACGTTAAATATTCATCAGTCGGTCGCGGTCGTAGAGCATTTGCCGTTGGAGGTCATCGCCAAGCGACCGGACGTGCAGGTCGCGGAGTGGAACCTTCGGGCAGCCCTCGCGGGGTCAGACGTGGCACGCCTCGATTTTTATCCCAAACTGACCTTAAGTGCTGGACTCGGGGCCGGAGCCACGGCCTTTCAGCAGTGGTTCAGTAATCCGGTGCGCACGCTGGGAAGCACGCTTTCCCTGCCGTTCATTGAATGGAATAGGGTGCAGCTGACCATTGAGCAGTCAAAGCTTGAGGTACAACGGGCAGCTATTCAATTTCGCAGCAAGGTGTATAGCGCTCTGAGTGACGTGGATAACGCCATGTCGCAGCGCGTGACCTATCAACAGCAGAAACAGAGCCAATTGATTGATTTGCAACTTAGCCAGCAGCGGCTGCAACTGGCAAACAGCCAGTATCGCGCGGGTGCGGTTTCCTATCAGACATTGCTTGATGCACAGGACAGTTTGCTAAACAGCGAAAATACGCTGATGCAAACGCAATACAACTATCTCTATGCCACGATGAAACTCTGGCTGGCGTTGGGCGGAGTTTGA
- a CDS encoding beta-ketoacyl-[acyl-carrier-protein] synthase family protein, with the protein MNKDIAGAGNSPRRVVITGYGAVTPMGANATESWDAIMNYRLGYRYYDRSAAGIKSRFFGLIDNEPPLKSVPAAIRRRLPRFAHLALLSAQQAMQMAFGEKRPEQFYDLLECGAIIGSGWAGQDETQVQHEDYLRNNMGSPFGCFFSMPSSATAAVSLLWGLRGYQNSPVAACATGTIAIGDAFELIRAGRAKMMLAGAGESLRSDSSTWNIDILGALCREPQDITKACCPFSSERNGFVLSEGAAVLCLEDRQSALARGARILGEIKGYGNYSDAFDFTAPAEDKIARVETIRRALAQAGITPDDIDYINAHGTSTPLNDLNETQAIKQALGEQAAYSTPCSSTKSYSGHLIAAAGSFESIVCLQVLEHQIMPATHHMQTADPHCDLDYIVEGHRRGDVKNTLNLSFGFGGANAALIIGKGE; encoded by the coding sequence ATGAATAAGGATATTGCTGGCGCGGGGAATTCTCCACGCCGTGTAGTGATCACAGGTTACGGCGCGGTGACGCCAATGGGAGCAAATGCCACTGAAAGCTGGGACGCTATCATGAATTACCGCCTCGGCTACCGTTACTACGACAGGTCGGCGGCGGGGATTAAATCACGCTTTTTCGGCCTGATTGATAATGAGCCGCCGCTTAAGTCGGTGCCCGCCGCGATCCGTCGCCGGCTGCCGCGCTTTGCACATCTGGCCTTACTCTCCGCGCAACAGGCCATGCAGATGGCCTTTGGTGAAAAGCGCCCTGAGCAGTTCTACGATTTGCTTGAGTGCGGCGCAATCATAGGCTCAGGCTGGGCTGGGCAGGATGAAACGCAGGTGCAGCATGAAGATTACCTGCGCAACAATATGGGTTCACCCTTTGGTTGCTTCTTTTCGATGCCCAGTTCAGCAACGGCGGCGGTCAGTTTGTTGTGGGGCTTGAGGGGATATCAAAACTCGCCGGTGGCGGCTTGTGCCACTGGCACCATCGCCATTGGTGATGCTTTCGAACTGATTCGAGCCGGGCGCGCCAAGATGATGCTGGCCGGGGCGGGTGAGTCGCTGCGTTCTGACTCGTCGACCTGGAATATCGATATTCTCGGGGCGCTATGCCGCGAGCCGCAGGACATCACTAAGGCCTGTTGCCCGTTTAGCTCCGAGCGGAACGGCTTCGTCTTGAGCGAGGGGGCAGCCGTGCTCTGTCTGGAAGATCGCCAAAGCGCCCTGGCGCGCGGAGCAAGGATCCTTGGCGAGATTAAAGGTTATGGCAATTACTCTGATGCCTTTGATTTCACAGCCCCTGCGGAAGACAAAATTGCTCGCGTAGAAACGATTCGCCGCGCATTGGCGCAGGCCGGGATAACTCCCGATGACATTGATTATATCAATGCGCACGGAACCTCAACCCCGCTGAATGACCTAAACGAAACACAGGCCATCAAACAGGCTCTCGGCGAACAGGCCGCCTATAGTACCCCCTGTTCCAGCACTAAATCCTATTCCGGACACCTTATTGCCGCGGCAGGCAGCTTTGAAAGTATCGTCTGTTTGCAGGTGCTTGAGCATCAAATCATGCCCGCGACTCATCATATGCAGACTGCCGATCCCCATTGTGACCTTGATTACATCGTCGAAGGGCACCGTCGCGGCGACGTGAAAAATACGCTGAATCTTAGTTTTGGATTTGGTGGAGCAAACGCCGCCCTGATCATAGGTAAGGGGGAGTAA
- a CDS encoding MaoC/PaaZ C-terminal domain-containing protein yields the protein MSMQYQLQDAEQWAAFSGDNNPIHFNLAAARQLGLDVLCIHGMRAMLDIKASLGIQAPVVMPQDQSLLFSCRLDKPVFYQQAHLLETEQLSRNGQIQLRSTLRNALSQEGCINAKLVAAPDLTKGPEAEDGQISTLEMLTSSRQLSAMTGQSLNSWNVLDALLFKQLIHSPETMCRVRDVLPELDCTDLMAVFSQMQMVQTHHETHFSPSLLAHDDITVFAEPLSFSILPALMVGKSHSGFILRVAIQAFVDRKALIRSSITLKATTFGVE from the coding sequence ATGTCAATGCAGTACCAATTGCAAGATGCCGAGCAGTGGGCGGCATTTTCCGGCGATAACAATCCTATTCACTTTAATTTAGCTGCAGCCCGCCAATTGGGGCTGGATGTGTTATGCATCCATGGCATGCGCGCCATGCTGGATATCAAAGCGAGTCTGGGGATTCAGGCACCCGTTGTCATGCCACAGGATCAAAGCCTGCTGTTTAGCTGTCGTTTGGATAAGCCGGTTTTTTATCAGCAAGCCCACCTGCTGGAGACTGAGCAACTCTCACGCAACGGCCAGATCCAACTGCGTAGCACCCTGCGTAATGCGCTAAGCCAGGAGGGGTGTATCAATGCCAAACTGGTCGCAGCACCTGACCTGACTAAAGGCCCGGAGGCCGAGGATGGCCAGATCTCAACGCTGGAAATGCTCACATCGTCGCGGCAATTGTCTGCAATGACCGGGCAGAGTCTCAACTCATGGAATGTGCTAGACGCTCTGCTGTTTAAGCAGCTTATTCACTCGCCAGAGACCATGTGCCGCGTTCGTGATGTGTTGCCAGAGCTGGATTGTACAGATTTGATGGCAGTATTTAGTCAAATGCAGATGGTGCAAACTCATCACGAAACGCATTTCTCTCCCAGTCTGTTAGCGCATGATGACATAACCGTTTTCGCCGAACCCCTGAGCTTCTCTATTTTACCTGCGCTAATGGTTGGTAAAAGCCATAGCGGGTTTATTTTGCGAGTAGCTATCCAAGCTTTTGTGGATAGGAAAGCGTTGATAAGAAGCTCCATTACATTGAAAGCGACAACTTTTGGCGTTGAATAA